Proteins encoded together in one Campylobacter peloridis LMG 23910 window:
- a CDS encoding type VI secretion system Vgr family protein, which yields MNTNNSYLNLKINKLDFKITKAIIKESLDQIFLCECEGFYENINNDIFSDDNIEFNPNMLIDKEASLIIKNPYENKKIDFSTNIDMIYRGIISYVDYLGVNQGSASNIVKENFKQLNHKHFFKFNLHSPLIRLDFNKANRIYTHTNIIEVIKQTLAYYNTKLNKNIDFSNIHHIYETKELISQYNESDLEFITRLAHNHGIYFYEDKDNIYFYDFYTHKGKIKDIVFNPNINNHLNETCIYALNKEKQIQTNAFTHSSNNSKQPLSLYSLSTKAQNANTHYNEHSYESEYSFTQNINLKQSPTLKEKRNTMLNNILKAKSNIYHLSLNESIKINIQEETTKEYTIIAKEQILIDDAILANTINTNDNLNIKDLNLSKSYTNNLTLTPSFLTFTPSFKSKPKPPINTMGIVIGEDSNIENQRNTIYTDEYGRVKVRINLYANQEELDNKTNMYHYSPFLRVASNVASNHSGFYHTPRIGDEVIISFLDDDIDKPFISGSLYNGVNTMPQYNYPRYKREIAGQTLNYLSAIPMYNKGLDELKLQENTEYNLNYKNEHYLTISNSTIGKDNTDAKARNEIALKNDIDKEEFYILAQKDYKEEIGNNYEQTIKNNKTSEVGALYTEFITLGHMQNIIGFKNVNVGAQYLENTLLSKDTNVGLSNTLNVGISNEVNIGQNHEEKIGNDKRVIINNNLEQDIKNDFIQRIGHNKNETIKGSYVLQTNQSIKFHSKKDLSIETNEYFKAEADDSISFKAKNNCSFTADEINTLANKESTLIAQKRIISQVGENTTITQTKDKIILQVGKMQVIIDDKGLRVKGGDLRAD from the coding sequence ATGAATACAAACAACTCTTATCTTAATTTAAAAATTAACAAACTTGATTTTAAAATCACAAAAGCCATTATAAAAGAAAGCTTGGATCAGATCTTCTTATGTGAATGTGAAGGTTTTTATGAAAATATCAATAATGATATTTTTAGTGATGATAATATTGAATTTAATCCTAATATGCTTATTGATAAAGAAGCTTCACTTATAATTAAAAATCCTTATGAAAACAAAAAGATAGACTTTTCAACTAATATTGATATGATTTATCGGGGAATAATATCTTATGTTGACTATTTAGGTGTTAATCAAGGTAGTGCTAGCAATATTGTAAAAGAAAATTTTAAACAATTAAACCATAAACATTTTTTTAAGTTTAACTTGCATTCTCCTTTAATAAGACTTGATTTTAATAAAGCAAATCGTATTTATACTCATACAAACATAATAGAAGTAATTAAACAAACCTTAGCCTATTATAACACCAAGCTAAATAAAAACATTGATTTTTCTAATATTCATCATATATATGAAACTAAAGAATTAATTTCTCAATACAATGAAAGTGATTTAGAATTTATCACAAGATTAGCACACAATCATGGTATTTATTTTTATGAAGATAAAGATAATATTTATTTTTATGATTTTTATACTCATAAAGGCAAAATAAAAGATATAGTTTTTAATCCTAATATCAACAACCATCTTAATGAAACTTGTATTTACGCACTAAATAAAGAAAAACAAATACAAACTAATGCTTTTACTCATTCTAGTAATAATTCCAAACAACCTTTAAGTTTATATTCCTTAAGCACTAAAGCACAAAATGCCAATACACATTATAATGAGCATTCTTATGAAAGTGAGTATTCCTTTACACAAAATATTAATTTAAAACAATCCCCTACCCTAAAAGAAAAAAGAAATACTATGCTTAATAATATACTAAAAGCAAAAAGCAATATTTATCATCTTAGTTTAAATGAAAGTATTAAAATTAATATTCAAGAAGAAACCACCAAAGAATATACCATTATAGCAAAAGAACAAATTTTAATTGATGATGCTATTTTAGCTAATACTATCAATACCAATGATAATTTAAATATTAAAGACTTAAATCTAAGCAAATCTTATACAAATAATTTAACCCTTACCCCATCTTTTTTAACCTTTACACCTAGTTTTAAATCCAAACCAAAACCTCCAATTAATACCATGGGTATAGTTATAGGAGAAGATTCTAATATAGAAAATCAAAGAAATACCATATATACAGATGAATATGGAAGAGTAAAAGTAAGGATTAATCTTTATGCTAATCAAGAAGAATTAGATAATAAAACAAACATGTATCACTATAGTCCATTCTTAAGAGTAGCTAGTAATGTAGCAAGCAATCATTCAGGTTTTTACCATACACCTAGAATAGGAGATGAAGTTATTATTTCATTTTTAGATGATGATATAGATAAACCTTTTATTAGTGGGAGTTTGTATAATGGGGTGAATACTATGCCACAATATAACTACCCAAGATACAAAAGAGAAATCGCTGGACAAACACTAAATTATCTAAGTGCTATACCTATGTATAATAAAGGCTTAGATGAACTTAAACTACAAGAAAATACAGAATATAATCTAAATTATAAAAATGAACATTATCTAACTATCTCTAATTCTACTATAGGAAAAGATAATACCGATGCAAAAGCAAGAAATGAAATCGCTTTAAAAAATGATATAGACAAGGAAGAATTTTACATTTTAGCACAAAAAGATTATAAAGAAGAAATAGGCAATAACTATGAGCAAACTATAAAAAATAACAAAACCTCAGAAGTAGGAGCTTTATATACCGAATTTATTACTTTAGGACATATGCAAAATATCATAGGTTTTAAAAATGTCAATGTAGGTGCGCAGTATCTAGAAAATACCCTGCTTTCTAAAGATACTAATGTGGGTTTAAGTAATACTTTGAATGTAGGAATTAGTAATGAAGTCAATATCGGACAAAATCATGAAGAAAAAATAGGAAATGATAAAAGAGTAATCATCAACAATAACCTAGAGCAAGATATCAAAAATGATTTTATCCAAAGAATAGGACATAATAAAAATGAAACCATAAAAGGTTCTTATGTGCTTCAAACCAATCAAAGTATAAAATTTCACTCCAAAAAAGATCTAAGCATAGAAACAAATGAGTATTTCAAAGCTGAAGCTGATGATTCTATTAGTTTTAAAGCTAAAAATAATTGTTCCTTTACGGCTGATGAAATAAATACTTTAGCTAATAAAGAAAGCACTTTAATAGCACAAAAACGAATCATCTCTCAAGTAGGTGAAAATACCACCATCACACAAACAAAAGATAAGATTATACTTCAAGTAGGAAAAATGCAAGTAATTATAGATGATAAAGGTTTAAGGGTAAAAGGAGGTGATTTGAGAGCAGATTAA
- a CDS encoding ankyrin repeat domain-containing protein, whose product MKTLENIKAMNYQEKDELEDLVLEAIDDNDLAKVKDILKDYPVKISCYELNIKDEDGDFPLFDPFNLITRAAFTCEENNNDFSILDYLFDEYGLSLKDPKYNFVLIDMKHIKEANEKYILMKEVEGEPNIYKNALIYYYILNADNPNSQIIQYLVNRGAKFEVHEDDFGWTPMHFWARRNNYELLELAIKGGANVDMQTRLIQESEYNETLLFEAVSEPETYKVTKLLIELGANVNFATPRTPLDDARGSRNKKLLKDAGAMTSEQIRKKYNLPAYDSSHCEINGKTDFDLLGKYRDECSKLLNDAIKKAKENE is encoded by the coding sequence ATGAAAACATTAGAAAATATCAAAGCTATGAACTATCAAGAAAAAGATGAATTAGAAGATCTAGTTCTTGAAGCTATAGATGATAATGATTTGGCCAAGGTAAAAGATATTTTAAAAGATTATCCTGTAAAAATATCTTGTTATGAGCTTAATATCAAAGATGAGGATGGAGACTTCCCTTTATTTGATCCTTTTAACTTGATAACAAGAGCTGCATTTACTTGTGAAGAAAATAATAATGATTTTTCTATTTTAGATTATTTATTTGATGAGTATGGTTTAAGTTTAAAAGATCCTAAATATAATTTTGTTCTTATTGATATGAAACATATCAAAGAAGCTAATGAAAAATACATCTTAATGAAAGAAGTAGAAGGCGAGCCTAATATTTATAAAAACGCTCTAATCTATTATTATATACTCAATGCCGATAATCCAAATTCTCAAATCATACAATATCTAGTCAATCGTGGAGCTAAATTTGAAGTGCATGAAGATGACTTTGGTTGGACTCCTATGCATTTTTGGGCTAGACGCAATAATTATGAATTATTAGAACTAGCTATTAAAGGAGGGGCTAATGTGGATATGCAAACCCGACTTATTCAAGAGAGTGAATACAATGAAACTCTTTTATTTGAAGCTGTAAGCGAACCTGAAACTTATAAGGTTACAAAGCTTTTAATCGAACTTGGAGCTAATGTGAATTTTGCTACCCCAAGAACTCCTTTAGATGATGCAAGAGGATCTAGAAATAAAAAGCTTTTAAAAGATGCAGGAGCAATGACTTCAGAACAAATTAGAAAAAAATATAATTTACCAGCATATGATTCTTCTCATTGTGAAATTAATGGAAAAACTGACTTTGATTTATTGGGTAAATATCGTGATGAATGCTCCAAACTTTTAAACGATGCTATAAAAAAGGCTAAGGAGAATGAGTAG
- a CDS encoding putative toxin: MSRVIKINFTDVNFHIKEFQKVYILENCKLYFYKPFHLQTEDKNNGKEFEDKNRTIHKEQEIKKINSQDQSDEKEDITKDYAQKIDKEINKFDENNFILQTKKQRQIDPDNYDIFYDVYTSKDNDIKSLNEELKYNDGFEVKNGIAKVEADFFDKCFEKGIYVLIPRLVSLDKNETLHFDPVPLEDKGFVVTDFRKGRKDKKNIDLSFQRSIAKIKNPNLVLQSPKEFLQALNDNRDFTEDDKIQQAMGIKKACAKKADEMTKILLKDDESLKDIITDKQELKKKISELQKNKNKSPKELNLLGRLEFLQRNQDKAEKHKDIIKDLQNPQKTSNGKQDDADDDFSDSGTNSTTPNQEEQKNKNINSKDIGDAGEYAASMLFTKRSTRYLSNRRKLDTNFNTKGFNHTIPDFLVTLNDYPTLVEVKNVQDQALTEQISFELKLAREYELDYLFLCNHYTKLIDNITNLEIFNKDNKNHKGSRSGFIYHRHAHRSIKTIFKEIYLHHIKGAAPNKIVIKRLNLNDPVHIEEELNKNKQIQKN; this comes from the coding sequence ATGAGTAGAGTGATAAAAATTAACTTTACTGATGTCAATTTTCATATTAAAGAATTTCAAAAGGTTTATATACTAGAAAATTGTAAATTGTATTTTTATAAGCCTTTTCATTTACAAACAGAAGATAAAAACAATGGAAAAGAATTTGAAGATAAAAATAGAACAATTCATAAAGAACAAGAAATTAAAAAAATAAATTCTCAAGATCAATCAGATGAAAAAGAAGATATCACAAAAGATTATGCACAAAAAATCGATAAAGAGATAAATAAATTTGATGAAAATAACTTCATCTTACAAACTAAAAAACAACGACAAATCGATCCTGATAATTATGATATATTTTACGATGTTTATACAAGTAAAGATAATGATATCAAAAGCTTAAATGAAGAGTTAAAATATAACGATGGCTTTGAAGTAAAAAATGGTATAGCTAAAGTTGAAGCAGATTTTTTTGATAAATGCTTTGAAAAAGGAATTTATGTTTTAATACCAAGATTAGTATCTTTAGATAAAAACGAAACATTACACTTTGATCCTGTGCCTTTAGAAGATAAGGGCTTTGTAGTGACTGATTTTAGAAAGGGAAGAAAAGATAAAAAAAATATAGATTTAAGCTTTCAAAGAAGCATAGCTAAAATAAAAAATCCTAATTTAGTTTTGCAAAGCCCTAAAGAATTCCTACAAGCTTTAAATGACAATAGAGATTTTACAGAAGATGATAAAATACAACAAGCAATGGGTATTAAAAAGGCTTGCGCGAAAAAAGCAGATGAAATGACTAAAATCTTGCTTAAAGATGATGAAAGTTTAAAAGATATTATTACAGATAAGCAAGAATTAAAGAAGAAAATAAGTGAATTGCAAAAAAATAAAAACAAATCACCTAAAGAACTAAATCTACTAGGTAGACTTGAATTTTTACAAAGAAATCAAGATAAAGCTGAAAAACATAAAGACATTATAAAAGATCTTCAAAACCCTCAAAAGACTAGCAATGGTAAGCAAGATGATGCTGATGATGATTTTTCAGATAGTGGAACAAACAGCACCACTCCAAACCAAGAAGAACAAAAAAATAAAAATATCAATTCTAAAGATATAGGAGATGCAGGAGAATATGCTGCTTCTATGCTTTTTACTAAAAGATCAACTAGGTATTTATCTAATAGAAGAAAACTAGATACTAATTTTAATACTAAAGGTTTTAATCACACCATACCTGATTTTTTAGTAACGCTAAATGATTACCCTACTTTAGTAGAGGTTAAAAATGTTCAAGATCAAGCTTTAACAGAACAAATAAGCTTTGAGTTAAAACTTGCTAGAGAATATGAGCTTGATTATTTATTTTTATGCAATCATTACACAAAATTAATAGATAATATAACTAATCTAGAGATATTTAATAAAGACAATAAAAACCATAAAGGATCAAGAAGTGGTTTTATCTACCACAGACATGCTCACAGAAGCATAAAGACAATATTTAAAGAAATATATCTACACCATATCAAAGGAGCAGCACCTAATAAAATAGTAATAAAAAGATTAAATTTAAATGACCCTGTTCATATAGAAGAAGAATTAAACAAAAACAAACAAATACAAAAAAACTAA
- a CDS encoding ankyrin repeat domain-containing protein: MKTLENIKAMSFEEKMQIQKQLFDFISNNDLENVKNLLKDYPIKESFYEAHFKDLSLFDPCTTIVRAAFTCGNYDNDFSILDYLFDEYGLSLKDPKYNLRFVDMKHIKEANEKYILMKKVEGNSIIYKNALIYAYILNAKNPNSQIIQYLVNRGAKFEVHKDDFGWTPMHFWVMQNNYELLELAIKGGANVDMQTRLIQESEYNETLLFEAVSEPETYKVTKLLIELGANVNFATPRTPLDNAKGSRNKKLLKDAGAMTSEQLDKKYNIYWDSKECEKDKSYMEKYCKLLNDAIKKAKENE, from the coding sequence ATGAAAACATTAGAAAATATCAAAGCTATGAGTTTTGAAGAAAAAATGCAAATTCAAAAACAGTTATTTGATTTTATTAGCAATAATGACTTAGAAAATGTTAAAAATCTTTTAAAAGATTATCCCATAAAAGAAAGCTTTTATGAGGCACATTTTAAAGATTTGTCTTTGTTTGATCCTTGCACAACTATAGTAAGAGCTGCATTTACTTGTGGAAATTATGATAATGATTTTTCTATTTTAGATTATTTATTTGATGAGTATGGTTTAAGTTTAAAAGATCCTAAATACAATCTTCGCTTTGTAGATATGAAACATATCAAAGAAGCTAATGAAAAATATATTTTAATGAAAAAAGTAGAAGGAAATAGCATTATTTATAAAAACGCTCTAATCTACGCATATATACTCAATGCTAAAAACCCAAATTCTCAAATCATACAATATCTAGTCAATCGTGGAGCTAAATTTGAAGTGCATAAAGATGACTTTGGTTGGACTCCTATGCATTTTTGGGTTATGCAAAATAATTATGAATTATTAGAACTAGCTATTAAAGGAGGGGCTAATGTGGATATGCAAACCCGACTTATTCAAGAGAGTGAATACAATGAAACTCTTTTATTTGAAGCTGTAAGCGAACCTGAAACTTATAAGGTTACAAAGCTTTTAATCGAACTTGGAGCTAATGTGAATTTTGCTACCCCAAGAACTCCTTTAGATAATGCAAAAGGATCTAGAAATAAAAAACTTTTAAAAGATGCAGGAGCAATGACTTCAGAACAACTTGATAAAAAATACAATATATACTGGGATAGCAAAGAGTGTGAAAAAGATAAAAGCTATATGGAAAAATACTGTAAACTTTTAAACGATGCTATAAAAAAGGCTAAGGAGAATGAGTAG
- a CDS encoding AAA family ATPase has product MLNNITIKGYKSIKDLSEFELKNLNILIGANGAGKSNFISVFKMLNVLFNKNLQFYTQDKGPDSFLYFGRKETEKLHFDFVFNPNRYKVDIVATQENKMLIQKERIYFGPHEYIIGENVYESNISEAKEYSRSKAVADYTISEIKKWKLYHFHDTGDTSKMKSICDANDNLIFKEDAQNIAAYLKMLHDNYNKHYEQILTTIQDIAPFFGGFIFRNSDNIQLEWHHKNDPDTPFKAHMLSDGTLRFICLATLLLQPFELMSGTIIIDEPELGLHPYALKILSEIIKRVAQEKQLIISSQSVELINHFEAQDIIVVDKEGDQSIFTRMDNEKLQTWLEEYTLGEIWASNLIGGRPK; this is encoded by the coding sequence ATGCTAAATAACATAACAATCAAAGGCTATAAATCTATAAAAGATTTATCCGAATTTGAACTTAAAAATTTAAATATCTTAATCGGTGCAAATGGTGCAGGTAAAAGTAATTTTATCTCGGTATTTAAAATGCTTAATGTATTGTTTAATAAAAATTTGCAATTTTATACACAAGATAAAGGACCTGATAGTTTTTTGTATTTTGGTAGAAAAGAAACCGAAAAATTGCATTTTGACTTTGTTTTTAACCCAAATAGATATAAAGTAGATATCGTAGCCACGCAAGAAAACAAAATGCTTATACAAAAAGAAAGAATTTATTTTGGTCCTCACGAATACATTATAGGAGAGAATGTATACGAAAGTAATATTTCTGAAGCAAAAGAATATTCTAGATCCAAAGCAGTTGCTGATTATACTATAAGCGAAATTAAAAAATGGAAGCTTTATCATTTTCATGATACTGGAGATACATCTAAAATGAAAAGTATATGTGATGCAAATGATAATCTTATTTTCAAAGAAGATGCACAAAATATAGCAGCTTATCTTAAAATGCTCCATGATAACTACAACAAACATTATGAACAAATTTTAACTACTATACAAGATATTGCTCCTTTTTTTGGGGGATTTATTTTTAGAAATAGTGATAATATACAATTAGAATGGCATCATAAAAACGATCCTGATACTCCTTTCAAAGCACATATGCTTTCTGATGGAACTTTAAGGTTTATATGCTTAGCTACTTTATTGCTTCAGCCTTTTGAGCTAATGTCAGGAACAATTATTATCGATGAGCCTGAATTAGGACTACATCCTTATGCGTTAAAAATTTTAAGCGAGATCATTAAAAGAGTAGCTCAAGAAAAACAACTCATTATTTCTTCTCAATCTGTAGAACTGATAAATCATTTTGAAGCACAAGATATTATAGTTGTAGATAAAGAAGGTGATCAATCTATTTTTACAAGAATGGACAATGAAAAACTACAAACTTGGCTTGAAGAATACACACTTGGAGAAATTTGGGCTAGTAATCTTATAGGTGGGAGGCCAAAATAA
- a CDS encoding DUF4276 family protein, whose amino-acid sequence MSDITRCYVICEGQSEEKFINETLSPYFHNVKIYLTPLTIPTSKGHKGGALSYERVVDFIVKKLKQDTQAFMTTMFDYYGLDDEFLKENKANTDIYEYIEKIQKDFDEAIKQKCDTNKFFSYIQPHEFESLLFSDITKIIEADAEWDEKLICELECIIEKYNNPEFINNSKETSPSHRLKKIFSSPSYKKVLHGSKIAKEIGIDNIRLKCQHFNKWCEKIDALKAFK is encoded by the coding sequence ATGTCAGATATTACAAGATGCTATGTAATTTGCGAAGGGCAAAGTGAAGAAAAATTTATCAATGAAACTTTAAGTCCGTATTTTCACAATGTCAAAATTTATCTCACTCCACTTACAATACCTACATCTAAAGGACACAAAGGCGGTGCGCTTTCATATGAGAGAGTGGTTGATTTTATCGTTAAAAAATTAAAACAAGATACACAAGCTTTCATGACAACTATGTTTGATTATTATGGATTAGATGATGAATTTTTAAAAGAAAATAAAGCTAATACTGATATATATGAATATATTGAAAAAATACAAAAAGATTTTGATGAAGCAATTAAACAAAAATGCGATACAAATAAATTTTTTAGCTATATACAACCACATGAATTTGAAAGTTTGCTTTTTAGTGATATTACAAAAATCATTGAAGCAGACGCTGAATGGGATGAAAAACTCATTTGCGAATTAGAATGTATTATCGAAAAATACAATAATCCAGAATTCATCAACAATAGCAAGGAAACAAGTCCGTCACACAGGCTAAAAAAGATTTTTTCTTCTCCTAGCTATAAAAAAGTTTTGCATGGTAGCAAGATCGCAAAAGAAATTGGTATAGACAACATAAGATTAAAATGTCAACACTTTAACAAATGGTGTGAAAAAATTGATGCTTTGAAAGCTTTTAAATGA
- a CDS encoding AHH domain-containing protein, which produces MAKKRKITLPRIEDIDISPDTSCLHPILEDNTLLCIHGGKVKLKAKNAKRIKSDNVPIMLNNEIQGASISGCVNPPMLGGPCTKVALVFAHTYSNHKVNHKHSVLQMGLIGVSNKGYPILAIPKQNKIKFALAKIQANPLAKIKWDKIRWEGIGDDNKQSPIQTHHIATDKNKKYTPKFQEILNLYDLKLNGDWNKVKMPHRGRHPNEYHEYILEKMSKIDKIARGDKNKFLKEFEKLKEEIKNNPALLNKKYYKERK; this is translated from the coding sequence ATGGCTAAAAAAAGAAAAATAACTCTTCCTAGAATAGAAGATATTGATATAAGTCCCGATACTTCTTGTTTGCATCCTATATTAGAAGATAATACTTTATTGTGTATACATGGAGGTAAGGTTAAGTTAAAAGCAAAGAATGCTAAAAGAATAAAATCAGATAATGTTCCTATTATGCTTAATAACGAAATACAAGGAGCTAGTATAAGTGGATGTGTAAATCCACCTATGCTAGGAGGACCTTGTACTAAAGTAGCTTTAGTATTTGCTCATACTTATTCAAATCATAAAGTAAATCATAAACATTCTGTATTACAAATGGGTTTAATAGGGGTAAGTAATAAAGGTTATCCTATACTAGCTATACCTAAGCAAAATAAGATTAAATTTGCTTTAGCTAAAATACAAGCTAATCCTCTTGCTAAGATTAAATGGGACAAGATAAGGTGGGAAGGGATAGGAGATGATAACAAACAATCACCAATTCAAACCCATCATATTGCTACTGATAAGAATAAAAAATATACTCCAAAATTTCAAGAGATACTTAATTTATATGATTTAAAACTAAATGGAGATTGGAACAAAGTTAAAATGCCACATCGCGGAAGACATCCTAATGAATATCATGAATATATTCTTGAAAAAATGAGTAAAATTGATAAAATAGCAAGAGGAGATAAGAATAAATTCTTAAAAGAATTTGAAAAACTAAAAGAAGAAATAAAAAATAATCCTGCTTTACTTAATAAAAAATACTATAAGGAAAGAAAATAA
- a CDS encoding imm11 family protein, which produces MRYYKMMYNGQHNDVDNWINCIKPDIKNNDKYALLESKPIINWQTPSFEIDKDDGKILTDLISNVYNWRIVSPKFINLMQDLIKDCVQYLDVEIKSQEINYYDCKIMHVTKSLEALDYEHSVYTYMGDNNEYLSITKAVLKKSKLDGSHIFRIKDDEIPVFVSSEFRKIVRENNLLGFSFSEVMVYEN; this is translated from the coding sequence ATGAGATATTATAAAATGATGTATAATGGACAACATAATGATGTAGATAATTGGATAAATTGTATCAAACCAGATATAAAAAATAATGATAAATATGCACTTTTAGAATCCAAGCCTATTATAAATTGGCAAACACCTAGTTTTGAAATAGACAAAGATGATGGTAAAATACTGACTGATTTAATATCTAATGTATATAATTGGCGTATAGTCTCTCCAAAATTTATCAATTTAATGCAAGATTTAATCAAAGATTGTGTGCAATATTTAGATGTAGAAATTAAAAGTCAGGAAATAAATTATTATGATTGTAAAATTATGCATGTAACAAAATCACTTGAGGCTTTAGATTATGAACATTCTGTATATACTTATATGGGTGATAATAATGAATATCTAAGTATTACTAAGGCTGTTTTAAAAAAATCAAAACTTGATGGAAGTCATATATTTAGAATTAAAGATGATGAAATACCTGTTTTTGTATCAAGTGAATTTAGAAAAATAGTGAGAGAAAACAATTTATTAGGTTTTAGTTTTAGTGAAGTTATGGTATATGAAAATTAA